Proteins encoded together in one Saccharomyces kudriavzevii IFO 1802 strain IFO1802 genome assembly, chromosome: 1 window:
- the GIP4 gene encoding protein phosphatase regulator GIP4 (similar to Saccharomyces cerevisiae GIP4 (YAL031C); ancestral locus Anc_7.61), whose amino-acid sequence MVDTQKRKKVLAKAAASASIPAIKGSVPLDSFDIKIIQYKNALYKLNELSRLLNVLVPHLKKKRDNDESYTIIPLVNFILSLCEGPIFNVSPVLAKRYHLLCRFQLVKLNDVQQRLSTNFIEVEGWMFPEDVPLDHYKSCIYNNSLQWKILNSLSCIAQNAISIYNAKLRQILLERDAYKARSLPFDTSIIEDLLNPVEMSLILDLAVLINDPIRDKSTYSFYKLQWQVMEKLNSCVHLKIFPILRTYFNQLQKFSETRPVSLPNLQKDLPHWEWTLHRIYTFQLRVFSVLCVIISLSRQVFLPNKRHFLDIKARLSSENTYHYDLIISELVALLSPESNDHTTLLELQEDLKFWTQTTLADNHLLRTPIFHLQPGLIIELFNNQISKIIPKLRCIMTLLSNWMDCWKYIEKNIKTFDDSDEDLQVLLKEKLERDKTMYLGRKNAKSRLKKKPSITKLSASPSPSPSPVSSASPSRQASLESIRTRARVHLASTSSRSRSPSLSPIRTNSNHKGVETKKAVVSPEKRRIVNGGRPRSSSLQSYTNKQQTTYLNSTRHPSIVPPQRPNSQRSNSLQASTMTLNQKIIQDTVRHLMNKPGSTSNSSTSSSLAPSPKISSISNSSSVKSSSTLTINGSDTLAIETLTLDPESGSGGVLIKRVRFAGVTPMTDAENPKPTKMGWYKKPAVLHYPPIPASAVIKPLQSKSRYNTLRQEEGFTFRKSLRDGLELENGESNSETTMMPFGIEIKESAGHRIASKIRSKLR is encoded by the coding sequence ATGGTAGACACgcaaaagaggaaaaaagtgcTTGCAAAGGCGGCTGCCAGCGCTTCCATCCCGGCAATCAAGGGTTCTGTTCCGTTGGACTCGTTCGATATAAAGATCATTCAGTACAAAAACGCTCTTTATAAGCTGAATGAGTTGAGCAGGCTGCTAAACGTACTGGTGCCGcacttgaagaaaaagagagacAACGACGAGTCATACACAATCATCCCCCTCGTCAATTTCATCTTGTCGCTTTGTGAGGGCCCTATATTTAATGTAAGTCCCGTATTGGCCAAGAGATACCATCTACTCTGTCGGTTTCAGTTGGTAAAGCTTAACGACGTGCAACAGAGGCTGTCAACCAACTTTATTGAAGTGGAAGGGTGGATGTTCCCGGAAGATGTACCTCTAGATCACTATAAATCATGTATTTACAATAATTCGCTGCAGTGGAAGATTCTGAATTCTCTTTCCTGTATTGCGCAGAATGCTATCAGTATTTACAATGCCAAATTGAGGCAAATTCTATTGGAAAGGGATGCATATAAGGCTCGCTCACTTCCGTTTGACACTTCGATCATCGAAGACTTGTTAAACCCGGTCGAGATGTCATTGATCCTGGATTTGGCAGTTTTAATCAACGATCCTATAAGAGACAAGTCGACTTATTCCTTTTACAAGTTGCAATGGCAAGTcatggaaaaattgaactCGTGTGTTCATCTTAAAATCTTCCCAATTCTAAGAACCTACTTCAACCAATTGCAGAAATTTTCGGAAACAAGACCGGTTTCTCTGCCCAACTTACAAAAGGATCTACCACATTGGGAATGGACTTTGCACAGGATTTACACCTTCCAGTTACGAGTTTTTTCAGTGCTGTGTGTCATCATTAGTCTATCTAGGCAAGTTTTTTTGCCGAATAAGCGACACTTCTTGGATATCAAGGCAAGGTTGTCCAGCGAAAACACGTATCATTATGATTTGATAATCAGTGAGCTAGTGGCGTTATTGTCTCCGGAGAGTAATGATCATACGACTTTGCTGGAATTGCAAGAGGATTTGAAGTTCTGGACCCAAACGACTCTTGCGGATAATCACTTATTAAGAACGCCTATTTTCCATCTTCAACCCGGTTTGATCATCGAACTGTTCAATAATCAGATCAGCAAAATCATACCGAAACTGAGATGTATTATGACACTATTGTCCAATTGGATGGATTGCTGGAAAtatatcgaaaaaaatatcaaaaccTTTGATGATTCGGATGAGGACTTACAAGTGTTgctgaaagaaaagttggAAAGAGATAAAACTATGTATTTAGGACGCAAAAACGCGAAAAGTaggttgaagaaaaaaccgTCAATTACAAAGCTATCAGCCTCTCCTTCTCCGTCTCCATCCCCCGTGTCTTCAGCAAGCCCCTCAAGACAGGCCTCGTTAGAGAGCATAAGGACGAGGGCAAGAGTGCACCTAGCCTCAACTTCATCAAGGTCAAGGTCTCCCTCGTTGTCGCCTATAAGAACAAATTCCAACCACAAAGGTGTAGAAACAAAGAAGGCGGTGGTGTCTCCggagaaaagaagaatagTTAACGGGGGAAGGCCAAGATCTTCGTCTTTACAATCATATACGAACAAACAACAAACGACGTACCTGAATTCTACAAGACATCCGTCAATAGTTCCACCTCAGAGGCCCAATAGTCAAAGATCCAATTCTTTGCAGGCTTCCACGATGACCttaaatcaaaaaatcatccAGGACACAGTCCGCCATCTGATGAACAAACCCGGCTCTACGTCCAATTCGTCCACGTCCTCGTCCCTAGCACCCTCACCAAAGATATCAAGCATAAGTAACTCCTCATCAGTGAAATCATCGAGCACTTTGACAATCAATGGCAGTGATACCTTAGCTATAGAAACACTGACTCTGGATCCAGAATCGGGCTCCGGCGGGGTATTGATCAAAAGAGTGAGATTCGCTGGTGTAACGCCAATGACGGATGCAGAAAACCCCAAGCCGACAAAGATGGGGTGGTACAAAAAGCCAGCAGTTCTACATTATCCGCCGATACCTGCCTCGGCGGTGATCAAGCCATTACAGAGTAAGTCTAGATATAACACTCTAAGACAAGAAGAGGGGTTCACTTTCAGAAAGAGTCTTCGAGATGGACTAGAGTTGGAAAATGGCGAATCTAACTCAGAAACTACAATGATGCCATTTGGAATCGAGATCAAGGAATCTGCGGGCCATAGAATAGCCTCTAAGATCAGAAGTAAATTGAGGTAG
- the SNC1 gene encoding SNAP receptor SNC1 (similar to Saccharomyces cerevisiae SNC1 (YAL030W) and SNC2 (YOR327C); ancestral locus Anc_7.67), producing MSSSTPFDPYTLSEQDEERPQNVQSKSKTAELQAEIDNTVGIMRDNINKVAERGERLTSIEDKADNLAVSAQGFKRGANKVRKAMWYKDLKMKLCLALVIIILLVVIIVPIAIHFSR from the exons ATGTCGTCTTCTACTCCCTTTGACCCATATACTCTATCCGAGCAGGATGAAGAACGGCCACAGAATGTTCAGTCCAAGTCTAAAACTGCTGAACTGCAAGCT gAAATCGATAATACCGTGGGGATAATGAGAGATAACATAAATAAAGTCGCAGAAAGAGGTGAAAGGTTGACGTCAATTGAAGATAAAGCCGATAACTTGGCAGTCTCTGCGCAGGGTTTCAAGAGGGGTGCCAATAAAGTGAGGAAAGCCATGTGGTATAaggatttgaagatgaaactGTGTTTAGCTCttgtcattattatccTGCTCGTTGTGATTATTGTTCCCATTGCCATTCACTTCAGCCGGTAA
- the MYO4 gene encoding myosin 4 (similar to Saccharomyces cerevisiae MYO4 (YAL029C) and MYO2 (YOR326W); ancestral locus Anc_7.68), protein MSFEVGTKCWYPHKEQGWIGGEVTKNEFFEGTYHLELALEDGETVSIDSNSLENDNHNPALPALRNPPILESTDDLTALSYLNEPAVLHAIKKRYLDSQIYTYSGIVLIAANPFDKVDHLYSREMIQSYFSKRKDELEPHLFAIAEEAYRFMIHERANQTIVVSGESGAGKTVSAKYIMRYFASVQQSNSREEDMEMSQIESQILATNPIMEAFGNAKTTRNDNSSRFGKYLQILFDENTTIKGSKIRTYLLEKSRLVYQPETERNYHIFYQILEGLPEPLKQELHLSSAKDYHYTNQGGEPNIAGIDDAQEYKTTTDALSLVGIDHETQLGIFKILAGLLHIGNIEMKMTRNDASLSSDEPNLQIACELLGIDAFNFAKWIVKKQITTRSEKIVTNLNYNQALIARDSVAKFIYSRLFDWLVDNINKTLYDPGLDQQEQIFSFIGILDIYGFEHFEKNSFEQFCINYANEKLQQEFNQHVFKLEQEEYAKEEIEWSFIEFSDNQPCIDLIENKLGILSLLDEESRLPSGSDESWTSKLYSAFSKPPANQVFSKPRFGQSNFIVSHYAIDVAYEVEGFIEKNRDTVSIGHLDVFKATTNPSFRQILDNRESKAVDVSQEEDIRKSTMIPTRLSQKKPTLGYMFKKSLSELMAIINSTNVHYIRCMKPNSEKLPWKFDNLMVLSQLRACGVLETIRISCAGFPSRWAFDEFVLRYFVLTNYDQWSTILYNSDLPKETIVNFCRSVLDASIPDAAKYQIGNTKIFFKAGMLAYLENLRTIRMNKICITIQKKMRARYHRNQYLQIIESIKKCQNQSRSLLVRTRVDHELKTRAATLLQSNVRGVWKRQCYKDIISHVIKLQCTIKKKLILNDINRQFTSMATICIQRCIRSYGHKTHYRKMKRSSVFVQSAIRKQLAQQIYIDLKREAEERNSKMNCGIGLLEEAIEFKNSFVLNLEALNDSYARLTQLLQGDLSNVPSKERQEYETLVNGYNDKIIKLKTLQGEIASTVDKKNALKERKKNQSSLIQSHLQSPGSTKNNKPSRLSDEIRSMKQELAFIENVIAKDFTATYCTSKNNKMRGLGIMGQQGRSKLVNVIRRESGNPDLLELLMDLNGYTLEITEGYLKKIDVTEVDENDVLGPVQVISTIVNRLVRNGLLIQSSRFIPKILLTIESIVMNLSKDQNMVGGIFWLSNLSRFPSFVTNEKTLYDGSGKDEKDKLTLLYLSDLENEVVKVLDKIYSIWLVKLMKHAYVNMNISEAMLNEETFKDPNDERFAKIFAFFDEFDAVMYKLQVGDLMRTKIYNDTLKYLNVMLFNDLLTKCPTLNWKYGHEVDKSIGQLIRWFEPKIEDARSNLIHMVQSVQILQLKMNSLNEFKLLFDFWYALNPAQIQAILLKYKPINRSKVGVPNEILNYLANLVKRENSLLPGKMEIMLSIEFDTVKKRLHDDTDAIPRSFNVDDLPIVNKIIELSLK, encoded by the coding sequence ATGTCTTTTGAAGTAGGTACTAAGTGTTGGTATCCCCATAAAGAACAAGGCTGGATAGGCGGCGAGGTCACCAAGAATGAGTTTTTTGAAGGTACGTACCATTTGGAGTTGGCATTGGAGGACGGAGAGACTGTGTCCATTGATTCAAATAGCTTGGAGAATGACAATCATAATCCCGCTTTACCAGCACTACGAAATCCACCTATCTTAGAATCCACTGATGACCTGACTGCGCTATCATATTTGAACGAGCCTGCGGTGCTGCACgccataaaaaaaagatactTGGACTCACAGATATACACATACTCCGGTATTGTTCTTATTGCTGCAAATCCCTTCGACAAGGTCGACCATCTGTACTCCCGCGAAATGATACAGAGCTATTTCAGTAAGCGTAAGGATGAGCTGGAACCGCATCTTTTTGCCATTGCAGAGGAGGCCTATAGGTTCATGATTCATGAAAGGGCTAACCAGACGATTGTCGTGAGTGGTGAATCCGGCGCTGGTAAGACTGTATCTGCTAAATACATCATGAGGTACTTTGCCTCCGTCCAACAGAGCAACAGCCGTGAAGAGGATATGGAAATGTCTCAAATTGAAAGCCAAATCTTAGCCACTAACCCGATAATGGAAGCCTTTGGAAATGCCAAAACCACCAGAAATGACAACTCTTCCCGGTTCGGAAAATATTTGCAGAttttatttgatgaaaatactACTATCAAGGGTTCCAAGATTAGAACGTATCTCCTGGAAAAGTCCAGATTAGTCTACCAGCCGGAAACAGAAAGAAACTACCATATTTTCTACCAAATTTTAGAAGGTTTACCGGAGCCGTTGAAACAAGAATTGCATTTGTCATCTGCCAAGGACTACCATTATACCAATCAAGGTGGAGAACCGAATATAGCCGGCATAGACGACGCTCAAGAGTATAAGACAACCACAGACGCGCTATCATTGGTGGGCATAGATCACGAGACTCAGCTTggaattttcaagattctTGCCGGCCTGTTACATATTGGTAATattgaaatgaaaatgaccaGAAATGATGCATCATTATCATCCGACGAACCAAACCTGCAAATTGCATGTGAGTTGCTAGGCATCGATGCCTTCAATTTTGCAAAATGGATTGTCAAAAAGCAAATCACTACAagatctgaaaaaattgtcacAAATTTGAACTATAACCAAGCATTGATTGCCAGAGACTCCGTGGcaaaatttatatattctagGCTTTTTGATTGGTTGGTAGACAACATTAATAAAACATTATATGACCCTGGTTTGGACCAACAAGagcaaattttttcctttatcGGTATCCTAGATATTTATGGGTTTGAGcattttgagaaaaattcGTTTGAACAATTTTGTATTAACTATGCCaatgaaaaactacaaCAGGAATTTAACCAGCACGTTTTCAAATTAGAGCAAGAAGAATACGCCAAGGAAGAAATCGAATGGtctttcattgaattcagCGATAACCAGCCTTGCATAGACTTGATTGAAAATAAGTTAGGTATACTTTCCCTGTTAGACGAGGAGAGCAGACTACCATCTGGATCAGACGAATCATGGACTTCGAAACTATACTCTGCGTTCAGTAAACCGCCGGCAAATCAGGTTTTCTCCAAGCCAAGGTTTGGGCAAAGTAATTTTATAGTGAGTCATTATGCTATTGATGTTGCATATGAAGTGGAAGgcttcattgaaaaaaatagagacACTGTTTCTATCGGGCACTTGGACGTTTTCAAAGCAACCACAAACCCAAGTTTCAGACAAATTTTGGATAATAGGGAATCTAAAGCAGTTGATGTCtctcaagaagaagatatcaGAAAGAGTACAATGATCCCAACAAGATTGAGTCAAAAGAAGCCAACATTAGGGTAcatgttcaaaaaatcccTGAGCGAATTGATGGCTATCATCAATTCCACCAACGTTCACTACATTCGTTGCATGAAACCGAACTCTGAAAAATTACCCTGGAAGTTCGATAATTTGATGGTCTTATCTCAGTTGAGAGCATGTGGTGTATTGGAAACAATCAGGATCTCATGTGCGGGGTTCCCATCAAGATGGGCTTTTGACGAATTTGTTCTAAGATACTTTGTCCTGACAAACTATGATCAATGGAGTACGATTCTTTATAATTCGGACcttccaaaagaaacaatcgtTAACTTCTGCCGGTCTGTTCTAGATGCTTCTATCCCTGATGCCGCCAAATACCAAATTGGTAATaccaagattttctttaaagcAGGAATGCTTGCAtacttggaaaatttgagaaCAATTAGAATGAACAAAATTTGCATTacaatacaaaaaaagatgagGGCAAGGTACCATAGGAACCAGTATCTGCAAATAATAgaatcaataaaaaaatgccagAATCAAAGCAGGAGCCTATTAGTCCGTACAAGAGTAGATCACGAACTAAAGACACGAGCTGCCACCTTACTCCAATCCAACGTTAGGGGTGTATGGAAACGTCAATGTTACAAGGATATTATTAGTCACGTTATAAAGCTGCAGTGcaccatcaaaaaaaaattaatcCTCAATGATATTAATAGACAGTTCACGAGCATGGCGACAATATGCATTCAAAGGTGTATCAGATCATATGGACATAAGACGCATTACagaaagatgaagaggagCTCTGTATTCGTGCAGAGCGCCATTAGAAAGCAGTTGGCccaacaaatatatatagacTTGAAGAGGGAAGCTGAAGAGCGCAATAGTAAGATGAATTGTGGAATTGGATTATTGGAAGAAGCTATTGAATTCAAGAACTCGTTTGTCCTAAATTTAGAGGCACTAAATGACTCATACGCAAGATTGACACAATTGCTACAGGGTGATTTGTCTAACGTTCCTTCTAAGGAAAGACAAGAATACGAAACGTTAGTGAATGGTTATAATGACAAGATTATCAAACTGAAAACATTACAAGGCGAAATAGCAAGCACTGtggataaaaaaaatgccttAAAGgagaggaaaaagaatcAATCCTCTCTTATTCAATCGCATTTGCAAAGTCCGGGTTCTaccaaaaacaacaaaccCTCAAGATTAAGCGATGAAATCAGGTCAATGAAGCAAGAACTAGcgtttattgaaaatgtcaTAGCAAAAGATTTTACCGCGACATATTGCACTAGtaaaaacaacaagatGAGAGGTTTAGGAATTATGGGACAGCAGGGAAGGTCAAAACTAGTCAACGTGATCCGTAGAGAATCGGGGAACCCTGATCTGCTAGAATTACTAATGGATCTAAATGGATACACACTGGAAATTACAGAGGGctacttgaaaaaaatcgacGTCACTGAAgtggatgaaaatgatgttCTGGGCCCTGTACAAGTCATTAGTACGATTGTAAATAGGTTAGTGAGAAACGGACTGTTGATTCAAAGTAGCAGGTTCATCCCGAAGATCCTGTTGACTATCGAAAGCATTGTGATGAATTTGTCAAAAGACCAGAACATGGTTGGCGGCATCTTTTGGCTAAGTAATCTCTCCAGATTCCCTTCATTTGTTACAAATGAGAAGACACTATATGATGGGAGCGGCAAGGACGAAAAAGATAAGTTAACACTGTTATATTTGAGTGACCTGGAGAATGAAGTCGTCAAAGTGCTTGACAAGATTTATTCGATTTGGTTAGTCAAATTGATGAAACACGCCTATGTGAATATGAATATAAGCGAAGCGATGTTAAACGAAGAAACATTCAAGGACCCGAACGATGAAAGGTTTGCTAAaatatttgctttttttgatgagtTTGATGCGGTTATGTATAAGCTTCAAGTTGGCGATTTAATGCGtacaaaaatttacaaTGATACCTTGAAGTATTTGAACGTGATGCTATTTAACGATCTATTAACCAAATGTCCCACATTGAACTGGAAATATGGGCATGAAGTAGATAAGAGTATAGGGCAGTTGATAAGATGGTTTGAACCAAAAATCGAAGATGCTCGTTCCAACCTAATTCATATGGTACAAAGCGTTCAAATCTTACagttgaaaatgaacaGTCTAAACGAGTTCAAGCTACTATTTGATTTCTGGTATGCTTTGAATCCCGCTCAAATACAAGCAATCCTGTTGAAGTACAAGCCCATTAACAGAAGCAAAGTCGGAGTACCGAACGAAATCTTGAATTATTTAGCCAACTTggtgaaaagagaaaactCGTTATTGCCTGGAAAGATGGAAATCATGCTCTCTATCGAATTCGATACTGTCAAAAAACGTCTGCACGATGACACCGATGCGATCCCTCGCAGCTTCAATGTAGACGATTTGCCCATAGTTAACAAAATTATAGAATTAAGTTTAAAATAG
- the FRT2 gene encoding Frt2p (similar to Saccharomyces cerevisiae FRT2 (YAL028W) and FRT1 (YOR324C); ancestral locus Anc_7.69), protein MQNAQTKRSTPENGESSTGADVKDVAGADAALDHKSVSMIETKPNAGWQASHSNLAALHEKEQKYEMEHHHARHKLHRQVIPDYTSASTAMFSDCMFNTEPDKVRSLDTMKSSGLSPKHPFNVVATFKGRFPQHSTLSNAPGSGTAAKDHLPLPRKVQHQQHPAHRHYKHNDRDSVKSPSRSFVKDKKRLVHRFLKSMEPSSSAQSKEPSTLAPPFNPILPNTMSKPSKDSSIRHSHISNNSSSSQTDISLQSLLYHDLEMSPKREVSSSPFAKNSKSSVISGSSPAADDPNELSSKNVCTTSCSLSSSCSSSSSSSSSFPQTLAVDPLEPPDNKKYSSSNFSLNSDELDYYQRHIGLQLQQTENLLKHKLKDGVLKDENDLAKKIANFDKIIKELRDLRSLTIGWEELVEEDYMMNLQQDFDKKNPESFESRLTDTINTNVAKLQDLEQRVAFCKDRLASRKETMRKMESLLSLENSLIVSRKNVNFMSKYRNEALDLLSLVIIITVFYFFKHVVWH, encoded by the coding sequence ATGCAGAACGCTCAAACTAAGCGTTCTACTCCAGAAAATGGTGAAAGCAGTACAGGTGCAGACGTGAAAGATGTCGCAGGAGCTGATGCTGCGCTTGATCATAAGTCCGTTTCCATGATTGAAACTAAACCAAATGCAGGATGGCAAGCTTCCCACAGTAATCTGGCTGCATTGCATGAAAAGGAGCAGAAGTACGAAATGGAACACCACCATGCTCGCCATAAACTCCATCGTCAAGTTATTCCGGACTACACGTCTGCCTCGACGGCCATGTTTAGTGACTGTATGTTCAATACTGAACCGGATAAAGTACGAAGTCTCGATACAATGAAGTCTTCTGGGCTCTCGCCAAAGCACCCTTTCAACGTGGTCGCTACGTTCAAGGGTCGCTTCCCGCAGCATAGTACATTATCGAATGCTCCCGGCAGTGGGACCGCCGCCAAAGACCATTTGCCTCTACCCAGGAAGGTACAGCACCAGCAGCATCCTGCTCATCGCCATTATAAGCATAACGATAGGGACAGTGTTAAATCGCCCTCTCGGTCGTTCGTTAAGGATAAGAAAAGACTGGTCCATCGGTTCTTGAAATCGATGGAGCCCTCTTCATCGGCACAGTCCAAAGAACCATCTACGCTTGCACCGCCTTTCAACCCCATATTGCCCAATACCATGAGCAAGCCTTCCAAAGACAGTTCCATACGGCATTCGCACATTTCCAACAATAGTTCCAGCTCGCAGACAGACATATCGTTACAAAGTTTACTTTATCATGATCTTGAAATGTCTCCAAAGAGAGAAGTTTCATCTTCGCCCTTTGCCAAGAATTCAAAGTCCTCCGTTATTTCCGGATCCTCTCCTGCTGCTGATGATCCCAATGaactttcttcaaaaaacgTCTGCACTACCTCATGTTCGTTGTCGTCGTCATGTTCctcgtcgtcgtcgtcatcttcatcattccCGCAGACATTGGCCGTTGATCCACTTGAACCTCCCGACAACAAAAAGTACAGCAGTTCCAATTTTTCGTTGAATTCTGACGAATTGGACTATTACCAACGTCATATTGGATTACAGCTGCAGCAGACCGAAAATTTACTGAAGCATAAATTGAAGGATGGAGTCCTGAAAGATGAGAATGATCTggctaaaaaaattgccaaCTTTGACAAGATCATTAAAGAGCTGAGGGACTTGAGATCTCTGACCATTGGATGGGAAGAACTCGTTGAAGAAGACTACATGATGAACTTGCAACAAGATTTCGACAAGAAAAACCCCGAATCATTTGAATCACGTTTAACCGATACTATAAATACAAATGTCGCTAAACTACAAGATTTAGAGCAAAGAGTGGCTTTTTGCAAGGATAGACTGGCCTCCAGAAAGGAAACGATGAGGAAAATGGAAAGTTTACTGTCCTTGGAAAATTCGTTGATAGTATCcagaaaaaatgtaaaCTTCATGTCCAAATACCGTAACGAGGCCCTCgatcttctttctttagttatcattatcaccgtattttatttcttcaagcaTGTAGTATGGCATTGA
- the SAW1 gene encoding DNA-binding protein SAW1 (similar to Saccharomyces cerevisiae SAW1 (YAL027W); ancestral locus Anc_7.70), translating into MAPSIATVKIAKDMVLPLRIFVNRKQLLQSSDNISNKSDATIFEAPLLSNNSIICLKSPNTRIYLSQQDKRNLCDEIKEDLLLILYELASPEIITSVLSKIRIGHSVDFQTKVLPKLFAGAYTDDMVTSHVQAVTRLAKFKYKLRYKQKWELDIYINNIKNIANIRHYLMFQTLTMNGSSLNSGPKTLLTRKIEKQPQVLNLLIENEDSNALDVPVEENIKPVIEFMYKPVINLGEIIDVHVLQRPRRHKVRTQQNKPQEE; encoded by the coding sequence ATGGCTCCAAGCATAGCAACCGTGAAAATAGCCAAGGATATGGTCCTGCCTTTACGCATATTCGTCAACCGGAAGCAGCTTCTTCAGAGCAGTGATAACATTAGTAACAAATCCGATGCAACTATATTTGAAGCACCATTATTATCAAACAACTCTATTATTTGCTTAAAATCACCGAACACAAGAATATATTTATCTCAACAGGATAAGAGAAACCTTTGTGATGAGATTAAGGAGGACCTGCTATTGATTCTTTATGAACTAGCCTCCCCCGAAATCATCACTTCTGTACTCAGTAAAATAAGAATTGGGCATTCAGTTGattttcaaacaaaagTTTTGCCTAAACTTTTTGCGGGAGCTTACACAGATGATATGGTAACCTCTCATGTACAGGCTGTAACAAGATTGGCTAAGTTTAAATACAAGTTGCGCTACAAACAAAAGTGGGAACTGGACATATACATtaataatatcaagaaCATTGCTAACATAAGGCATTACTTGATGTTCCAAACGTTAACAATGAATGGTTCTTCACTAAATTCCGGCCCTAAAACGTTGCTAACTAggaaaatagaaaaacaACCTCAAGTGCTTAATCTATTAATAGAAAACGAGGATTCAAATGCTCTGGATGTGCCGGTGGAAGAGAACATAAAACCTGTGATAGAGTTCATGTACAAACCTGTTATTAACTTGGGCGAAATTATAGATGTACATGTGTTGCAGAGACCAAGAAGACACAAAGTACGCACCCAACAGAATAAACCGCAAGAGGAATGA